The following proteins are co-located in the Pseudomonas antarctica genome:
- a CDS encoding DUF6124 family protein, whose amino-acid sequence MKKVVPDPPRSSTKDRAAFNRAIDHYLPTQGVQIEDLSFEDALLYTASVLDSASATALNCSELLTSPERAKILAVWHLLELAKTTVDRSIECLNPAHLPA is encoded by the coding sequence ATGAAAAAAGTTGTCCCCGATCCTCCCCGCAGTTCAACCAAAGACCGCGCCGCCTTCAATCGCGCCATCGACCATTACCTGCCCACCCAAGGTGTTCAAATCGAAGACCTGAGCTTCGAAGATGCCCTGCTCTACACCGCCAGTGTGCTCGACAGCGCGTCTGCCACGGCGCTCAATTGCAGTGAACTGCTGACGAGTCCCGAGCGGGCGAAGATTCTGGCGGTGTGGCATTTGCTGGAGCTTGCCAAGACCACCGTGGATCGCTCCATCGAGTGCCTGAACCCCGCGCATCTTCCCGCCTAA
- a CDS encoding iron ABC transporter substrate-binding protein, producing MASRLPSFFTKALLATALLGAGSVYAADSVGIVVYNAQHESLTKAWVEGFTQETGIPVTIRNGDDTEMGNQIVQEGAASPADVFLTENSPAMVLVDNAGLFAPVAPATLEQVDAAYRPAHGKWLGIAARSTVFVYNPSKLKEADLPKSLLDLASPSWKGRWAASPAGADFQAIVAAVLELKGEAATLDWLKAMKTNASIYRGNSAVLKAVNAGQVDSGVIYHYYSFVDQSKTGENSKDTQLHYFKHQDPGAFVSISGGGVLASSKHKDEAQAFLKWITGKDGQAILKDGNAFEYAVGQNAQSNPKLVPLAQLDAPKVDASKLNSKKAVELMTQAGLL from the coding sequence ATGGCTTCCCGTCTACCTTCTTTCTTCACTAAAGCCCTGCTCGCCACCGCACTGCTCGGCGCCGGGTCTGTGTATGCCGCCGACTCCGTGGGCATCGTGGTGTACAACGCCCAGCACGAAAGCCTCACCAAGGCCTGGGTTGAAGGGTTCACCCAGGAAACCGGGATTCCGGTGACCATACGCAACGGCGACGACACCGAGATGGGCAACCAGATCGTGCAGGAAGGCGCGGCCTCCCCGGCTGACGTGTTCCTCACCGAGAACTCCCCGGCCATGGTGCTGGTGGACAACGCCGGGCTGTTCGCGCCGGTGGCGCCAGCCACCCTGGAACAAGTGGACGCCGCCTACCGCCCGGCCCACGGCAAGTGGCTGGGCATTGCTGCACGCTCGACGGTGTTTGTGTACAACCCAAGCAAATTGAAAGAAGCCGACCTGCCGAAATCCCTGCTGGACCTTGCCTCGCCAAGCTGGAAAGGCCGCTGGGCCGCCTCCCCGGCCGGTGCCGACTTCCAGGCCATCGTTGCCGCTGTGCTGGAATTGAAGGGCGAAGCCGCCACCCTCGACTGGCTCAAGGCGATGAAAACCAATGCGAGCATTTACCGGGGTAACAGCGCGGTGCTCAAGGCCGTCAACGCAGGCCAGGTCGACAGCGGCGTGATTTACCACTACTACAGTTTCGTCGACCAATCCAAGACCGGCGAAAACAGCAAGGACACCCAATTGCACTACTTCAAGCACCAGGACCCGGGCGCTTTTGTGAGCATTTCCGGTGGCGGTGTTTTGGCCTCCAGCAAACATAAAGACGAGGCCCAAGCCTTCTTGAAGTGGATTACCGGCAAAGACGGCCAAGCGATCTTGAAAGACGGCAACGCCTTCGAGTACGCCGTGGGCCAGAACGCCCAATCGAACCCCAAGCTGGTGCCGTTGGCGCAACTGGACGCACCGAAGGTTGACGCGTCCAAGCTCAACAGCAAAAAGGCTGTCGAGCTGATGACCCAGGCCGGACTGCTCTGA